Proteins from a genomic interval of Lolium perenne isolate Kyuss_39 chromosome 1, Kyuss_2.0, whole genome shotgun sequence:
- the LOC127332748 gene encoding uncharacterized protein: MARVTCSALQQLHPARHSLHSIYTSPSCGDQVPTMASTFPSLDGLLARRPLLLYAATWTAVAAMSVAVTALAPELAYVWAVAPGTPLSRACTGSGFNGGSIGLPLDGPPWDGVCVPASMFGRTVPDVVVPLVFAVVVVASAVGFTTAVGVWEDDEEEVSDGQVGQV, from the coding sequence ATGGCGAGGGTCACCTGCTCTGCTCTCCAACAACTACACCCTGCACGGCACTCACTGCACAGCATATATACATCACCCTCATGCGGCGACCAAGTACCAACAATGGCGTCCACCTTCCCCTCGCTCGACGGCCTCCTGGCCCGCCGCCCGCTGCTGCTCTACGCAGCCACGTGGACCGCGGTCGCTGCCATGTCTGTGGCCGTGACGGCGCTCGCGCCGGAGCTCGCCTATGTTTGGGCAGTCGCGCCGGGGACGCCGCTCAGCAGGGCCTGCACCGGCAGCGGCTTCAACGGCGGGAGCATCGGGCTGCCTCTCGACGGGCCGCCGTGGGATGGCGTGTGCGTGCCGGCCAGCATGTTTGGCCGTACCGTCCCTGATGTGGTCGTCCCGCTCGTGTTCGCCGTCGTGGTCGTCGCCAGTGCCGTCGGGTTCACTACCGCAGTCGGCGTCTGGGAGGACGATGAGGAGGAGGTCAGCGATGGCCAAGTAGGACAGGTGTAG
- the LOC127345181 gene encoding uncharacterized protein, whose protein sequence is MEMEVDYYKVLGVGRAATDDELKKAYRRLVMKYHPDKNPSPQAGPLFKQVSAAYDVLSDPDKRAVYDQYGEEGLKAGVAPPSPSAAPPPHAHAHGAGPGFRFNPRTADEIFKEMFGAGSYFGQPPRSPATPQSVPGATASSYAAAAAAAGFSPGSGEASGGSMRKAAAIERQLACSLEDLHKGATKKMKISRDVLDSAGKPMSVEEILTIDIKPGWKKGTKITFPEKGNETRNVIPSDLVFIIEERAHPKFKRDGNDLVYTHKISLVDALTGCAVQLMTLDGRNLTVPVKSVINPTYEEVVPGEGMPITREPSKKGNLRIKFQIKFPTNLTADQKAGVQQLLS, encoded by the exons ATGGAGATGGAGGTGGACTACTACAAGGTGCTGGGCGTCGGCCGCGCCGCCACcgacgacgagctcaagaaggccTACCGCCGCCTCGTCATGAAGTACCACCCGGACAAGAACCCCTCCCCGCAGGCCGGCCCCCTCTTCAAGCAGGTCTCCGCCGCCTACGAC GTGCTCAGCGACCCGGACAAGCGCGCCGTCTACGACCAGTACGGCGAGGAGGGGCTCAAGGCGGGCGTGGCCCCGCCATCCCCCTCCGCCGCGCCGCCCCCGCACGCGCACGCGCACGGCGCCGGCCCCGGGTTCCGGTTCAACCCGAGGACCGCCGACGAGATCTTCAAGGAGATGTTCGGGGCGGGCTCCTACTTCGGGCAGCCACCCCGCAGCCCCGCCACTCCCCAGAGCGTCCCAGGGGCCACTGCTTCTTCctacgccgccgctgccgccgccgctgggTTCTCCCCCGGGTCGGGGGAGGCGTCCGGCGGGTCGATGAGGAAGGCGGCCGCGATCGAGCGGCAGCTGGCCTGCAGCCTCGAGGACCTGCACAAGGGCGCCACCAAGAAGATGAAGATCTCCAGGGACGTCCTCGATTCCGCGGG CAAACCGATGAGTGTGGAGGAGATCCTAACAATTGATATCAAGCCTGGGTGGAAGAAGGGAACAAAGATCACCTTTCCTGAGAAAGGCAACGAGACCCGTAACGTCATACCATCAGACCTGGTGTTCATAATAGAAGAGCGGGCACACCCGAAATTCAAGAGagatggcaatgaccttgtttacACGCATAAAATCTCCCTTGTGGATGCTTTGACTGGTTGTGCAGTCCAACTGATGACTCTGGATGGGCGAAATTTAACCGTTCCTGTGAAGTCTGTCATCAATCCCACCTACGAGGAAGTAGTGCCGGGCGAAGGTATGCCGATCACAAGGGAGCCATCTAAGAAAGGAAACCTAAGGATCAAGTTTCAGATCAAGTTCCCCACCAATTTAACAGCTGACCAAAAGGCAGGGGTCCAACAACTTCTGTCTTAG